A genome region from Arachis duranensis cultivar V14167 chromosome 8, aradu.V14167.gnm2.J7QH, whole genome shotgun sequence includes the following:
- the LOC107462610 gene encoding LOW QUALITY PROTEIN: uncharacterized protein LOC107462610 (The sequence of the model RefSeq protein was modified relative to this genomic sequence to represent the inferred CDS: inserted 1 base in 1 codon), which translates to MTYAAGHHHNDTADLFYESLDRLLSSSECSTSTTSDTEQEPPQHHHHKPDDGIYNYALALNNNYDLWISHPSSVSERRSSLLRHLGLAAPSPPRDNGDSSRSPSSDQLTGLRQGSAGGMPRSSSDGAADPQNSVGDGIDDDDEKPCGSCSLSRSSCRCCRSCSSSSSILSIRSAVPEAGKSVNSRNRRGGSVGGGGGNGGSPWKPPSGRNGKSVDFGXEFVVKEFREDGMWNKFREVGTGRQLTMEEFEMTVGHSPIVQELMRRQNVEESHGKDNVDSIGNEGGKGNNGSKLKKRGNWLRALKSAMGTHKERRSSDERDTSSEKGGRRSSSATDDSQDNASFHGPERVKVRQYGKPCKEVTALYKSQEIQAHNGSIWSIKFSLDGKYLASAGEDCVIHVWQVVESERKGELLMEKHEDGNMNMLFVVNGSSLEPNLLSPLMDKSPLLDNHHPERKRKGRTSITRKSLSLDQLVIPDTVFALTEKPICSFQGHLHDVLDLSWSKSQHLLSSSMDKTVRLWHLSSNSCLKVFSHSDFVTCIQFNPVDDNYFISGSLDAKVRIWSIPDRQVVDWTDMHEMVTAACYTPDGQSALVGSYKGSCHLYNTSENKLQQKSQINLQNKKKKSHLKKITGFQFAPGSSSEVLITSADSRIRVVDGVDLVHKFKGFRNSSSQISASLTANGKYIVSASEDSHVYIWKNEADCRPNRSKGVTITGAYEHFHCKDVSVAIPWPGMGDAWDMHDTLSGDQTEIDNNVDEALSANHPPTPVEENFGSEGSRSTSVYSNSPRQATIAGATNSYFFDRISATWPEEKLVVAATKNRSPRISGDYSNTGSQNMSAWGMVIVTAGLRGEIRTFQNFGLPLRI; encoded by the exons ATGACCTACGCCGCCGGCCACCACCATAACGACACCGCCGACCTCTTCTACGAGTCCCTTGACAGGTTACTATCTTCCTCCGAATGCTCTACCTCCACCACCTCCGACACCGAGCAAGAACCGCCGCAACACCACCACCACAAGCCCGACGACGGAATTTACAATTATGCCCTCGCACTTAACAACAACTACGACCTCTGGATCTCTCATCCTTCCTCCGTCTCCGAGCGCCGTTCCTCCCTCCTCCGCCACCTCGGTCTCGCCGCTCCCTCGCCGCCGCGCGATAATGGGGACTCTTCCCGCTCCCCGTCGTCGGATCAGTTGACTGGACTGCGTCAGGGCTCCGCCGGAGGGATGCCCCGATCGAGCTCTGACGGTGCCGCGGATCCTCAGAATTCCGTTGGTGATggtattgatgatgatgatgaaaagcCTTGTGGTTCTTGTTCGCTTTCTCGTTCTTCTTGTCGTTGTTGTCGTTCTTgttcgtcttcttcttccattctttctaTTCGTTCGGCCGTACCGGAGGCCGGAAAATCTGTAAATAGCCGGAATCGTCGCGGAGGCAGTGTTGGTGGTGGCGGTGGAAATGGCGGGTCCCCCTGGAAGCCTCCTTCGGGGAGGAATGGAAAAAGCGTGGATTTTG CAGAATTTGTGGTGAAAGAGTTTAGAGAAGATGGCATGTGGAACAAGTTCAGGGAGGTCGGCACTGGCCGGCAACTGACAATGGAGGAGTTCGAAATGACGGTCGGTCACTCGCCGATTGTCCAAGAGCTCATGAGGAGGCAGAATGTGGAGGAAAGCCATGGAAAGGACAATGTGGATTCAATTGGCAATGAAGGTGGCAAGGGAAACAATGGTTCCAagttgaagaagagagggaACTGGTTGAGGGCCTTAAAATCCGCGATGGGGACACATAAGGAGCGGCGAAGCAGCGACGAGAGGGACACATCTTCGGAGAAGGGGGGGAGGAGGTCAAGCTCCGCCACGGATGACAGCCAGGATAATGCCTCATTCCATGGACCTGAGAGAGTTAAGGTTAGGCAGTATGGGAAGCCATGTAAGGAGGTCACAGCTCTTTACAAGAGCCAGGAGATTCAGGCTCATAATGGATCTATATGGAGTATTAAGTTTAGCTTAGATGGGAAATATTTAGCAAGTGCCGGCGAGGATTGTGTGATCCATGTGTGGCAGGTTGTGGAGTCTGAGAGGAAGGGGGAGCTGCTGATGGAAAAACATGAGGATGGGAATATGAACATGTTGTTTGTTGTCAATGGATCTTCGCTGGAGCCGAATCTGCTGTCCCCTCTCATGGACAAGTCACCTCTCTTGGACAATCATCAtccagagaggaagaggaaggggaggacatcCATTACCCGGAAATCGTTGAGCTTGGATCAATTAGTTATCCCGGATACCGTGTTTGCGCTCACCGAGAAACCCATTTGCTCCTTTCAGGGACATCTTCATGATGTGCTTGACCTCTCTTGGTCCAAATCTCAG CACTTGCTCTCATCTTCAATGGACAAAACGGTGCGGTTGTGGCATTTGTCTAGCAACTCTTGTTTGAAAGTTTTTTCACACAGTGACTTTG TAACTTGCATCCAGTTTAATCCTGTTGATGATAATTACTTCATTAGCGGATCCTTGGATGCTAAGGTTCGCATATGGAGCATTCCTGATAGGCAGGTTGTTGATTGGACTGATATGCATGAGATGGTTACTGCTGCTTGTTATACACCCGATGGTCAG AGTGCACTGGTTGGTTCTTACAAGGGCAGTTGCCACTTATATAACACATCAG AAAATAAGTTGCAACAAAAAAGTCAGATCAATCTgcagaacaagaagaagaaatcacaTCTCAAAAAAATTACAGGTTTCCAG TTTGCCCCAGGAAGTTCATCAGAGGTACTTATCACATCTGCTGATTCACGAATTCGAGTTGTTGATGGTGTTGATCTGGTTCACAAGTTTAAAG GGTTCCGTAATTCGTCAAGCCAAATTTCAGCCTCTCTGACAGCCAACGGTAAATATATTGTCTCCGCGAGTGAGGATTCCCACGTGTACATATGGAAAAATGAAGCGGATTGTAGGCCTAACAGAAGCAAAGGTGTAACTATCACAGGCGCATACGAACATTTCCACTGTAAAGATGTTTCAGTGGCCATTCCATGGCCGGGTATGGGCGATGCCTGGGACATGCACGATACACTTTCTGGAGATCAAACTGAGATTGATAACAATGTGGATGAGGCCTTGTCCGCCAATCATCCTCCAACCCCCGTTGAGGAAAACTTTGGGTCCGAGGGTTCACGATCCACATCGGTTTACAGCAATAGTCCACGCCAGGCAACCATTGCAGGTGCCACAAACAGCTACTTTTTCGATAGAATTTCTGCAACATGGCCGGAGGAAAAACTTGTCGTGGCAGCCACAAAGAATCGAAGCCCTCGTATCAGCGGGGATTACTCAAACACAGGAAGTCAAAACATGTCAGCCTGGGGTATGGTGATTGTAACTGCCGGCCTTCGAGGCGAAATTAGAACTTTCCAAAATTTTGGATTGCCACTTCGGATATAA
- the LOC107462599 gene encoding protochlorophyllide reductase, chloroplastic — MALQAASLVPASFSIPKEGKGSVSLRDSTLFGLPLSDSFKADFSSSALRCKREFQQSIGVVRAETAATATPAVSKSAPEGKKTLRKGNVVVTGASSGLGLATAKALAETGKWHVIMACRDFLKAARAAKSAGMSKENYSIMHLDLASLDSVRQFVDNLRRSEMPLDVLVCNAAVYLPTAKEPRFTAEGFELSVGTNHLGHFLLARLLMDDLTKSDYPSKRLIIVGSITGNTNTLAGNVPPKANLGDLRGLAGGLNGLNSSAMIDGGDFDGAKAYKDSKVCNMLTMQEFHRRYHEETGITFASLYPGCIATTGLFREHIPLFRTLFPPFQKYITKGYVSEDEAGKRLAQVVSDPSLTKSGVYWSWNKASASFENQLSQEASDVEKARKVWEISEKLVGLA, encoded by the exons ATGGCTCTGCAAGCTGCTTCTTTGGTTCCTGCTTCTTTCTCAATTCCTAAGGAG GGAAAGGGTAGTGTGTCTCTCAGAGACTCCACTTTGTTTGGTCTTCCATTGTCAGATTCTTTCAAAGCTGACTTCAGTTCTTCTGCATTAAGGTGCAAG AGGGAATTCCAACAAAGCATTGGTGTTGTGAGGGCCGAGACAGCGGCTACTGCTACTCCGGCGGTTAGTAAGTCTGCTCCAGAAGGCAAGAAGACATTGAGGAAGGGCAATGTTGTGGTCACCGGAGCATCTTCTGGACTAGGACTGGCCACTGCTAAGGCTTTGGCCGAGACCGGAAAGTGGCATGTAATAATGGCCTGCAGGGATTTCCTAAAAGCTGCAAGGGCCGCAAAATCAGCTGGCATGTCTAAGGAGAACTACAGCATCATGCACTTGGATCTTGCCTCGCTCGACAGCGTTCGCCAATTTGTAGATAACTTAAGGCGATCCGAAATGCCGCTGGATGTGCTGGTTTGCAATGCTGCTGTTTACTTGCCAACTGCCAAGGAGCCTAGATTCACTGCTGAAGGCTTTGAATTAAGTGTTGGGACAAACCATCTCGGCCATTTTCTACTAGCTCGCTTATTGATGGATGACTTGACCAAATCTGATTACCCCTCGAAGCGCTTGATCATTGTAGGCTCAATCACAG GGAACACAAACACACTAGCTGGAAATGTACCTCCCAAGGCCAACCTCGGTGACTTGAGGGGACTTGCTGGTGGCTTGAACGGACTAAACAGCTCGGCCATGATAGATGGTGGAGACTTCGATGGGGCCAAGGCATACAAGGACAGCAAAGTATGCAACATGCTAACAATGCAAGAGTTCCACCGAAGATACCACGAGGAAACCGGAATCACATTCGCTTCCCTGTACCCTGGTTGCATTGCTACAACAGGCTTGTTCAGAGAGCACATTCCACTGTTCAGAACTCTATTCCCTCCATTCCAAAAGTACATAACCAAAGGCTATGTCTCAGAAGATGAAGCTGGGAAGAGACTTGCTCAG GTTGTAAGTGATCCAAGCCTAACAAAATCAGGTGTATATTGGAGCTGGAACAAGGCCTCAGCTTCATTTGAGAACCAGTTATCTCAGGAAGCAAGTGATGTTGAGAAGGCACGCAAGGTTTGGGAGATCAGTGAGAAACTCGTTGGTTTGGCTTAA
- the LOC107462598 gene encoding lanC-like protein GCR2, giving the protein MADRFFPNEMPRFVAEAAETTLQESATDSLTTLLSFPFQTLIAKLQASALQLKQSVVKETWGSSGRHARDYTLYTGALGTAFLVFRAYQVTKNGSDLSLCSDIVKACDSASEDSSRVTFICGRAGVCALGAVIAKHAGDEKMLNYYLRQFKKIRIPGDSPHELLYGRAGYLWACTFLNRHIGKDTIPTMHMRPVVDEVMTAGRKMGHKGRCPLMYEWHGKKYWGAAHGLAGIMNVLMDMELKPDEVEDVKGTLHYMIKNRFPSGNYPSSEGSENDRLVHWCHGAPGVALTLVKAAEVYGDKEFLQAATEAGEVVWKRGLLKRVGICHGISGNAYVFLSLYRLTGNAEYLYMAKAFACFLLDRAERLTSEGKMHGGDRPYSLFEGLGGMACTFLDMNDPKAAKFPGYEL; this is encoded by the exons ATGGCGGATCGCTTCTTTCCGAACGAAATGCCACGCTTTGTGGCAGAGGCGGCAGAGACCACACTTCAAGAATCTGCCACCGACTCACTCACCACCCTCCTCTCTTTTCCTTTCCAAACTCTCATCGCCAAACTTCAAGCTTCAGCTCTCCAACTCAAGCAATCG GTTGTAAAGGAGACATGGGGTTCAAGTGGGAGGCATGCAAGGGACTATACCCTTTACACCGGGGCTCTTGGGACAGCATTCTTGGTTTTCAGGGCTTATCAAGTCACCAAGAATGGCAGTGATCTTAGCTTATGCTCTGATATTGTTAAGGCTTGTGATTCAGCTTCAGAAGATTCTAG CCGTGTGACATTCATCTGTGGCCGTGCTGGTGTTTGTGCTCTTGGTGCTGTCATAGCTAAGCATGCTGGTGATGAAAAAATGCTTAACTATTACCTAAGACAATTCAAAAag ATCAGGATACCTGGTGATTCGCCGCATGAACTGTTGTATGGACGAGCAGGTTACTTATGGGCTTGCACATTCTTAAACAGGCATATTGGTAAAGACACAATACCTACTATGCATATG AGACCGGTTGTCGATGAAGTTATGACAGCTGGTAGAAAAATGGGTCACAAGGGAAGATGTCCTTTGATGTATGAATGGCATGGGAAAAAATACTGGGGTGCTGCCCATGGGCTTGCGGGAATTATGAATGTTTTGATGGACATGGAACTTAAGCCAGAtgaggtggaagatgtcaagGGTACGCTACACTACATGATCAAGAATCGTTTCCCTAGTGGCAATTATCCTTCAAGTGAAGGAAGTGAAAATGACCGGCTAGTGCATTGGTGTCATGGTGCTCCCGGAGTCGCTCTTACTCTTGTAAAGGCAGCTGAG GTTTATGGGGATAAGGAATTCTTGCAAGCAGCTACAGAGGCAGGGGAAGTAGTATGGAAGAGGGGACTTCTCAAGCGAGTCGGCATCTGTCACGGCATCAGCGGGAATGCCTATGTCTTTCTTTCCCTCTATAGATTGACAGGGAATGCGGAGTACTTATACATGGCCAAAGCATTTGCTTGCTTTCTTCTTGATAGAGCAGAAAGATTGACCTCAGAAGGGAAGATGCATGGTGGAGATCGACCTTATTCGTTGTTTGAAGGTCTTGGAGGAATGGCATGCACATTCCTAGACATGAATGATCCAAAAGCTGCAAAGTTCCCAGGTTATGAACTTTGA
- the LOC107462634 gene encoding uncharacterized protein LOC107462634 isoform X2 produces MYGRKACELVKEFASVGKGQLTQYNSDLFEQVVAECSQHHLELQSLIRKMQEEGLDVQTARNADHYGALIHHLSLVRNKRCLMAYVNNRAEIIRSLLWKIGSVLPKEIEEKFSHTEEEYFNKYSGELKKYMSKMELDLTVDMVPPKDPYIKVRVLDDIGDGIVLSDKTANFARHSIHFLKRTDAEQFISRGLMEELTG; encoded by the exons ATGTACGGCAGAAAAGCTTGCGAGCTTGTGAAAGAATTTGCAAGCGTAGGTAAAGGCCAGCTCACACAGTACAAT AGTGACCTCTTTGAACAAGTAGTTGCAGAATGCAGCCAGCATCACCTTGAGCTTCAATCTTTGATAAG AAAAATGCAGGAAGAAGGTTTGGATGTCCAAACAGCTAGAAATGCTGACCACTATGGTGCCCTTATCCACCATCTCTCTTTAGTCCGCAATAAGCGCTGCCTAATGGCCTATGT AAATAACCGAGCTGAGATTATAAGAAGCTTGTTGTGGAAGATTGGCAGTGTGCTTCCTAAAGAGATTGAGGAGAAGTTTTCTCACACAGAGGAAGAGTATTTCAACAAGTATTCTGGAGAATTGAAAAAATACATGTCAAAAATGGAGTTAGACCTGACAGTG GATATGGTGCCGCCAAAAGATCCTTACATCAAAGTAAGGGTCCTTGATGACATTGGAGATGGCATTGTGCTTAGCGATAAGACTGCCAATTTTGCTCGTCATTCGATCCACTTTCTGAAGCGAACTGATGCCGAACAATTCATTTCACGG GGCTTAATGGAGGAACTCACAGGTTGA
- the LOC107462634 gene encoding uncharacterized protein LOC107462634 isoform X1 — protein sequence MQEEGLDVQTARNADHYGALIHHLSLVRNKRCLMAYVNNRAEIIRSLLWKIGSVLPKEIEEKFSHTEEEYFNKYSGELKKYMSKMELDLTVDMVPPKDPYIKVRVLDDIGDGIVLSDKTANFARHSIHFLKRTDAEQFISRGLMEELTG from the exons ATGCAGGAAGAAGGTTTGGATGTCCAAACAGCTAGAAATGCTGACCACTATGGTGCCCTTATCCACCATCTCTCTTTAGTCCGCAATAAGCGCTGCCTAATGGCCTATGT AAATAACCGAGCTGAGATTATAAGAAGCTTGTTGTGGAAGATTGGCAGTGTGCTTCCTAAAGAGATTGAGGAGAAGTTTTCTCACACAGAGGAAGAGTATTTCAACAAGTATTCTGGAGAATTGAAAAAATACATGTCAAAAATGGAGTTAGACCTGACAGTG GATATGGTGCCGCCAAAAGATCCTTACATCAAAGTAAGGGTCCTTGATGACATTGGAGATGGCATTGTGCTTAGCGATAAGACTGCCAATTTTGCTCGTCATTCGATCCACTTTCTGAAGCGAACTGATGCCGAACAATTCATTTCACGG GGCTTAATGGAGGAACTCACAGGTTGA